In Hevea brasiliensis isolate MT/VB/25A 57/8 chromosome 13, ASM3005281v1, whole genome shotgun sequence, a single genomic region encodes these proteins:
- the LOC110645866 gene encoding homeobox-leucine zipper protein HAT5 — MAAAGGGGSSGSNFSVLLQSQRSPCATSQPLDAFFFTGSSPSFQGSRSMVSFEDVHQVNGSTRPFFRSFDHEENGDEELDEYFHQREKKRRLSVDQVHFLEKSFEVENKLEPERKIQLAKDLGLQPRQVAIWFQNRRARWKTKQLEKDYEALQTSYNSLKADYDTLLKEKDKLKAEVSLVTDKLLLREKGNLELSDKDALSQEPKKPIGDSTSEGEVSKVSIGACKQEDISSAKSDIFDSDSPHYTDGVHSSLLEACDSSYVFEPDQSDLSQDEEDNLSKSLWPPYVFPKLEDADYSEPPASFEDQSFWCWSY, encoded by the exons atggcagctgctggtggtggtggtagttcTGGTTCGAATTTTTCTGTTTTGCTCCAAAGCCAACGTAGCCCTTGTGCTACTTCTCAGCCTCTTGATGCCTTTTTCTTTACTGGGTCTTCTCCTTCCTTCCAAG GCTCAAGATCCATGGTGAGCTTTGAGGATGTTCATCAAGTAAATGGATCAACCCGGCCTTTTTTCCGCTCATTTGATCACGAAGAGAATGGTGATGAGGAATTGGATGAGTATTTTCATCAACGTGAGAAGAAGAGGAGACTTTCTGTTGATCAAGTACATTTTCTTGAAAAAAGTTTTGAGGTTGAGAACAAGCTCGAACCTGAAAGGAAAATCCAGCTTGCAAAGGACCTTGGTCTCCAGCCTAGGCAGGTTGCCATATGGTTTCAAAACCGCCGAGCAAGATGGAAGACAAAACAGCTGGAGAAGGATTATGAGGCATTGCAGACTAGCTATAATAGCCTTAAGGCTGACTATGATACGCTCCTCAAGGAGAAAGATAAACTAAAAGCTGAG GTTAGTCTCGTCACAGACAAGCTCCTTCTCAGAGAGAAGGGAAATTTAGAATTGTCTGATAAAGACGCATTATCCCAGGAACCCAAAAAGCCAATTGGTGATTCAACTTCTGAGGGTGAAGTATCAAAAGTTTCAATTGGAGCCTGTAAACAAGAAGATATTAGCTCAGCCAAAAGCGATATATTTGATTCAGACAGTCCACATTATACTGATGGGGTTCACTCTTCACTCTTAGAGGCCTGTGATTCTTCATATGTTTTTGAACCAGACCAATCTGATTTATCCCAAGATGAAGAAGATAATTTAAGCAAGAGTCTATGGCCTCCATATGTCTTTCCAAAGCTCGAAGATGCTGATTACTCTGAACCGCCTGCCAGTTTTGAAGATCAATCCTTCTGGTGCTGGTCATACTAA